The nucleotide window CAGCTTGTCAGGATGAGCCACATACCACTTCTGTAGACGCAGCTTGCCTTGGCGGCTGAACAGCAACATGAATTgcatctgcaaataaatattaactaggtttgaaatttagcagggaggtagtttatagttagtaggtatccgctaagaagggattttgcgatagggatAGGATAGATAAACTCAGTGCTCAAACACAAGGACTTAGATTCGTCAGAAAAATACATGTTGTTTGTACATGCCTGCCTTGATTAGCTTTTTGATCGAGGTATTAATTCCAGTAGAACACTCACCATTTTGTTAACCTCAGTTGCTTACTATACGCGTTGTATACAATGGATACTTTTACGTGGCAGTACTAGTAGTATCCAATAAAATTTTGACTGATTCACATTATCCAATGCGAAAGTAGTTACTATACAactgtttactttttatttaaatactttaagaatttaattttaaaaataatcagaaAAACAGAACCAATAAATTTTCAACACGACTGAcagcacagacgacaaatgacaGCTGACCAGTAGTGACCACTGACAGTGACAGAAGACAGAGACCATAGAGGACAgacatattaatttactctttgggaCAGACAATAAAGACCAacgattttaattttaggtCCATGAGCATAGGTCACAGAGACACACTTCGACCCAAAGAATATAATACATAGTGCAAAATCAATGATACGTacctttttagccgtttgtgataGTACTatccacaaacggctaaaagtACTATCTATTAATCGGTGGACCAATGCTAAGACCGGtaagaaaaagttttttaacTCAACAGAGCAATGCAATCTCAGACCAACtgttgtataggacctgcctcgctagatgttacttttctgtcaaagtatatgatcaacgatctaatgcgattataaaagctgtctttatagaatcgatgttaaatagttgtaatcgtgttcgtcggttaaaatgctccgtaaaaataccattTTGTGTAGTTGTATGGTGTAAAAatggacaaaaacttctagtttagtgtaTGATAtaaaccaaatctaagctcgttttcctcagaaaatgacagacaattttgtttgcgactatgagtgcgatacaggtccttctataattggtctgagaatgcAATGCAATCTTTCTTTTTTGTCATGTCTTGTCaccttcatttgacgtttgtgctTGTCAGTTGTCAAATtttgtcaatattattaaacttgTTGGATTggattttactttaaatattccacaaataaaacaaatccgACAAAAAAAAGACGATTAGCATTAAAAAggattttattctattaacaTTCTATTAAGTTAACACACAGGAATGGTAAGAAATAAAGCAATATGTTTTGCAAATATTGGCATTATGTTGTTCCCTGTTACatagttttattgtaaaattcatgtattttggacctttaaaacttataattggataaagttattttattgacTACATTATATAGTTAGGTAAGGTACCGATTTAAATGACTTTTCAGGGCTTCTGGACtcttattgatttttatgcatTTGAAAgcaatattgaatattttgtatcaaACATATTTTAGAGAATACATATTTGGGGTCATAAACTTGTCTTCCAAGCAACATTACTGAATACTTACTACATATTATCCAAAATAGGCCTGAAATACATCTTTAAAACCAATTCCAGGCTGCTATTGATCTTTTCTAGGAGCCTGATTTTATTCTGATTGTGTCTGTGGACTGCCCCATTGAtttatgagagtgagggaatagatAGTTTATGTCTGTGTGTGCACACGGTTGTTCaataatttttactaatattttatacaggaaagatttgattgtttcaattgaataggctctgaaacaactgaactgatttgaaaaattcttttactgttggtggtgaagctacactatccctgggagctataggctatattttatctctgttttcctacaggaatgggaaccactCTGGCGAAATTCcgtggcatctgctagtataatataaatagtatgTATATTTGATGACAGGCATCAGCAGCAGGATCAGGCGCCGGCGGGGGCGCAGGCGGCGCGGGGGAGTGTGAGGGGGAGGAGCAGGAGGACTCGTCCTCCTCCAGTCACTCTGTGTGTGACGCCACACAGGCACTGGACAACCTACAAATTGAAGATGAGGTCTATGTCTATTGACTTCTTAGTAGATAATTAAGTCATATTATATTCATTGAAAAGAAGCAGGTGACAAATAAATAgtgacaaatttatttattttgctattatccttGAAAAACTGACAAAACCAAGCAACACCTTCATCCAAGTCTGACAGTAAATCCTCTGTGCACTCTCTGAAACCAGAGCATTctcagatgttgactctaccaTGTTccaatgtaaattttattaattttacaattacatatttaatataatattgattgaaGCTTAGCTAAGCTAAAATTCTGGTATAATTAGTTAtcctaaattataataacaatcaTGGGCTTTTCTATGGCAAACCAAAATGCAAAATGGTAATGGTTGCTGAAATTAAACTAACATCaggtttatatttataatatataatcaaCTTAGAACTTAGATAAGATtacagaataaattaaaaaagaaaataattgtttcaattattttaatatgtatgaaACTTAACTTTACATTATTCTGCATCCTATAGTCATTATTAATGAATGTTTGAAGAACCAACAGAAATTAACCCTgttcaacaataataataataatttaaatatgatgGACTTTTAATTCTCAGAAAAAGGAGATTGAAGATGAGTTGACAGTGTTCCGCCAGCAGTGGCAGCGTGAGCTGGAGTCTTCACCGTCCCCGCACAAGGAGAGCCGGCCTGCCAAGCCTGTGCAACGGGAGCCTGCTCCACAGCTGACCGATGAAGAGAAGGTATAGTGCTTTGAAACACAAGCAGATTTATCCATTTGTATTAAGGTAAACTAAACTGCAATAGTGTTATTTGTGCCCCATAtaatgtttacaaacaaaaaatttttttcaaggcCAAACAGCTATTTCTGTGTGGCGTGGAGATGGAGCGCGGCGGTAAGCTGTATGAAGCCATACAGCACTACAAACGCGCCATACAGATAGTGCCCGATGTAGAGGCCAGACTGTACGAGAGCTCCGAGCTCAGGCCTGACACACCGGAAGGTACTGCCCATACTAAATCAAAGCTATTGTAGTATTCATAGTAAAACCAAGTACTTGTAGGTGATAGGACctgatattattttatgtagtaCTAAAGTTGAACTagtccactaggtggaccgaggacatgaAGTCTGTTgtctttggaagtccatgcaagaggcctatgtccagcagtggatgtccattggctgttacggcatgtgatgatgaagatgattatGACTAAAGTTGAACAATTTTAGATCCATATTGAAGAAAAAGTCAAAGAAAGTGACATAAAATGGTTGACTTTCATCATCAAGaaattgtcatttaatttttttaagatcTTGGAATAATTTTGTTTGGTTACCATTAAACGGAATATGATTTTACAGAGGAATATGAGATTGAGGAAGTGTGTCAGTCGGAAGCAGCTGAGGACAGTGAGGATGAGGATGCAGTAGAGGGCGAGGAGCTGGTGGCTCGGCTGCAGAGAATCCTCGCTAGAAAAGGCCATCTGTTCCAGCCTGAGCATCAGACTAAGGTGATCACTGGCTTCAAAGACTTTGAGTACAAACTTTAAGtccaagaaatattttattttaaaaacctaaTTTGCTTGATTACAAAAGTATACCCCAAACTAGATAAACCTGTATCTTAGTGGCCAGCGCCTTCTTAATTATTGGCTATCTAATATCAGTAGAGataaactaatgaaaaataaaaaataatcaacaatGCATAAAAAAGGAGGAACTTTCATAGTAAAGAATCTGTTTAAGACAGAGGAAAGATAGTTGATAGTACTCATCTCAACTTGCAATTGATTGTGCTTGTGGAATTCAATGATAAGGTCTAGGCTGACAGAGTAGATACCTATACTATATACATTAACTCTTTTGAAGGTAGACAAATCATGTGCCCGGAGACATTAACACACTTCTAATTAGATACGTCGAAAGGAAATATTTTGTGCGAGTTACGTTCGTTCGTGCTTAGTGACTGGATGCTAACAACATAGGGATAAAGGAACTAGATTGAAGAGTCCAAGAGCACTCTCCATAACTAATTGAAGTGATTCAGGAGAGCCATTAGGTTATGAATTGGTGGTGTTTTTCGGTGTCAGGGTGCACACATCTCGTGGCTGCCGTATGAGGTGGTGCAGCTGGTGCTGCGGTGGGTGGTGGGCGCGGAGCTGGACGCCGGCTCGCTGGAGCGCGTCGCCGCCGCCTGCCGCGGGCTGTACGTGGCGGCGCGGGAGCCCGACCTGTGGCGATGCATGTGTGTCAGGTGAGACAAGAAAACAATCACTTACCACAACCATTTCAGCAATATCTTCAATCAACTTACTCTTTACTTCAACTTCAAAGATTACCAACTTTTCaccattatattaaaaatataaacaattttaattttgtgtagtatCAAATAAGGGtttgaaatatatcaatatcaattagttattaagttaaaagttaatttaaaattatatatttattcaattttccCAAACGTCAAACACTCGTTTTTTTCGTCGTTGTCGTTCATTTTGTGACGACACGATGTTAGAGGCATACGTGAGAGGAGGACGTCGCtagaggaataaacgtcaaacaaaaaaatattaataattttatcaaacactccgtttggttaaggtttagtgttaacgtgacgtcataaaccacttaaaatatcataatatcagaccatcatggccatagaggaattagaaaatggagatgcatcacactcaaattcacgaacaaaattgtctgtcgtttttagggggacgaggtaaactcacacatcgaaaatatttaccaccattaaaaatattctatgtccatacactacacacaactataaatttgactcgcaatacacacatgcgtaatttttacacagattaacaaacacattgcttagactatccacagattaaatacatagaatattcgattactgatcgatttttttgctgttccgtcaaaagaatcgattctttttagaaattgtttttattacaaatttgataaaattaaggtataaatacttacaaatgaaacgttactccatctgtTACTAAACTAcccaaaccggcatttttagggagctctttacacgacgaaaacgattacaacaatgaaacatcgattctatagcaacgatttttataaacgcgttagattattgattcttgatctttgccagaggggtaacggttagcgaggcagtgcctgttatttaaatggtctaagatcaTGGCAGCGTTGATCAGACAGCGTTTtggctagtatttaatataatacgtaTGTACATAATGTCTCCAAAAAATTTATTCCGTCCGTCCGTTATTTAATTAGTCCATTGTCTATGGCCAGGACTTGGGGCATAGAGTGCGGCACGCCGCGCGTCAACGGCTACGCGAGCTGGCGGCACATGTACGTGGAGCGCGCGCGGCTCAACCTGCACGGCTGCTACATCAGCAAGACCACGTACCTGCGCCACGGCGAGAACAGCTTCCAGGACCACTGCTACCGCCCCTGGTACATCATATACTACTACCGGTACCTTCGGTAAGGGTCACTTGATTGAAAcaaactagtattataaagataagTTATGATTTGAAACTAATCTAGCCATTTTTATCCTTTCACCCTTTGAAAGCTGTCTTTACTAAGTAACATAGATAGTAACCCGCAGTAGTATGGTAAACCGCAGGGCGTTACATACAGTTAATTCGGCAAAAAGCCCATATTTCTGGAAAGATAATGCTTGGATTTTGGGTGGACATCTCACTGCAAAATACACCCAGCAAGAGAAGTTCGGATGTAACTGCTTATACCATATCAATCCGCAGATAAACACagaaaagaaaaggaaaatttGCACTAAAACTGTGTGCCATTGCAACGAGGCTATCATTGTGACAAAATTTCTGACCAAAACTTGACAAACACTGTCAAACAACTCTTCTCCTGATACAGTTTGGTGTTTTAACACGCGTAGATTAGCtacacttgtaactatgtatgtaagagaAAAATCTTGGAGTCTTAGTTTGACCCActttcccggtcttcgattaggatgaaattttgcacacgttttcgagttctgatgacaatacatgactagctaagaaacgtcattacaaatccaatatggcggagtCCCCAAGAtagcggactggctgtttgaaatccacccctatgatatggatatcaaataaaagggtttgctTGAtaccccatgatatgggtatcaaacgtgttttttaaactatttatgttattattattatatattattatctttccGAAACTGAAGTTAGTGTTTGAGGCACCTACTTTAAGTGTATATAGGGCAAAAGAAAATTCGTATGAAAactgtaggtatgtatttttataactttgcaGTTTGAGTATTCTATTCGTCTTTATCTCTGTCTAACATGGTACTACAGATTGAGAGGGTGGTATGTTTTACCTTTCCCAGGTTCTTCCCCGAGGGGTCGGTGTTGATGTGGACCACGGCGGACGAGCCGGCGGCGTGCGTGGGACACCTCAGGCACCGCGAGACCAAGAACAGCCTCGGCATCATGTCGGGCCACTACCGCCTCGTGGGCGACACGGTGAGTGCTGACGTTGGCTCCTTGGATAGCAACACTAATATAACTCTTATTCTTATAAAGAGCTTTCCTTAAACCCCAAAAACACTTTCttagtaataaaatagttaaacaATGGCATAAATTGCCTGAGGATGTGATAATGTGATAACCGGCAAAGTTGTATTCATGAATTGTTCGGATAAATATCATGTCCTTACATATGATACTAGCTAccgccgcgcggttccacccgcgtggttcccgttcccgtagaaatacgggtataatgtatagcctataatcttcctcgataaatgggctatctaacactgaaataatttttcaaatcggaccagtagttcctaaaattagctaaacaaacaaacaaactcttcagctttataatattagtatagattggcgTTTTCTCGTACTGCCACTTTGATCTCAAATATCTCCTTTTTGGATTTCAATTTCTATACTATTcaatttctattatatttatttatgctttTATGTTTTGAAACCCATAATTCATCTGTTATTCCTTTTTTTGGCTTTTTCTTTGCGTCAAAATTCGTCACATTTCAAAATAGAAAGCTTGAAATATCGAGTTATTTACGAGTACGAGTTCCATTGTGGCACCAGTGCTGCAGAAACGGCTCGAAGGATTAATGTTGTGCATGTATTGTATTTGTGAAATTACTGCTCATCATTCTCATATTGAATGAGAGAGGCATTACCCTTTGTTCGGCTGTTAAGGGTTATATGATACTAAAgttcgcccgcgacttcatccgcctggaaatcaatgtaaactttcaaccccaatttcacacccttctatttttattttggggTCAAAAATTGCCCTATATTTGCTTCAAGGTCCAATTTACCATTGTACCAACATTCATCTCCATCGGTTCAGAcgtttagtcgtgaaaa belongs to Bicyclus anynana chromosome 10, ilBicAnyn1.1, whole genome shotgun sequence and includes:
- the LOC112053197 gene encoding F-box only protein 9; this encodes MASAAGSGAGGGAGGAGECEGEEQEDSSSSSHSVCDATQALDNLQIEDEKKEIEDELTVFRQQWQRELESSPSPHKESRPAKPVQREPAPQLTDEEKAKQLFLCGVEMERGGKLYEAIQHYKRAIQIVPDVEARLYESSELRPDTPEEEYEIEEVCQSEAAEDSEDEDAVEGEELVARLQRILARKGHLFQPEHQTKGAHISWLPYEVVQLVLRWVVGAELDAGSLERVAAACRGLYVAAREPDLWRCMCVRTWGIECGTPRVNGYASWRHMYVERARLNLHGCYISKTTYLRHGENSFQDHCYRPWYIIYYYRYLRFFPEGSVLMWTTADEPAACVGHLRHRETKNSLGIMSGHYRLVGDTVVILIKKACSEKTPASNTRFRARRKEASEQHDQLFQLELQVRSVRAHRNWQLVWRRYAVSTRRDQWSAFELAPGKFPPFAFSPVRAYTAEASAPLLQASA